GTTTTGCGCTCCGAAGGAGCGGAAAAGCTGGGCTATAAAACACTATACAAATTCTCTTCCAAAAGATCTGTATCAATTTGCAAGTTAATGATATTGGTTCTACCTTTAGCTCTGCCTTTTGATACAGTATTTGTGGAAATGATACCTAACATCTCCAACTCATTTACAAAGTCAAAGATTCTTCTATATGTAACTGCATCTCCTTTTGAAATCTCCTTATAAGCCTCAAATAGCTTACCTGAAGTGATTTCCTCTCCTTCTTGAGTCAACCTTAAGATAGCAGCAAGAACCCTTTGCTGTTGGGTAGGCAATGTGACAATTACGTCCTTGACCTTATTGTACTCAATGACATCTTTAGCTTCACGCACATATTGGCCTAAAACCTTTTCAGATCCCTTGTCGATAGCAATGTCTCCTGCACTTTCCAATAAGTCAAGTGCGTATCTTGCATCCCCTTCCTCTTTTGCAGCCATAGCTGAACATAATGGAATAACGCTGTCTTCAAGAGTGTTTTCATAAAATGCAAGTTCGGACCTTTCATTCAAGATGTCAGCCAATTGCTCTGCATCATAAGGTGGGAACACAATCTCCTTATCCATTAGACTGCTTGCAACTCTTGGCTTAATGAATTGCTTGAAGTTAAGGTAATTACTGATTGACAAGATTGCAATGTTGTCTGTTCTGGTAAGGGTATACAACAATCCGTCCCCATCCTTTTCAAGAAGAATGTCAACTTCGTCTAAAATAACAATCAATATACGGTTTCTTCCAAATACGTTTCTTTTTAGGACATCCCTAAATGCATTTACAATTTCACCTTTTGTCCATCCACGATTTGGAACTTCCCTTCCTAGCTTTTGACATAAGTAAGTGAGAACCTGATATTCTGTATTGAAATCAGTGCATCTGACATATTCCACTGAAAGTGTAACAGGCTTATCACGAGCTGCTTCAATCAATTGCTCTCTTGCAAACTTTGCAGCTGCTGTCTTACCGGTTCCTGTCTTTCCATAAATAGTAATGTTAGATGGAGTACTTCCTTTCAATACCTCTACCCAGTATCTTGCAATGGCTGTAATCTGTTCTTTCCTATGTGGCAAGTTATCAGGTAAATAACGATGATCCAAAGGTTTCTTATCCTTGAAAATGTTATCGTCAAGAGGCAAGTATTCATCAAGCCCTTCGAAAATGTTGTCACTCATAATAATCATCTCATAAATAAATAATGTGTTTTTTAAAGTCTGAAATGTTGCAGAATTTAAAATATTAACCCTTTTTAATAAAAATTAAGCATAAGATCTAAAATTGATTTTGAAATTTTAGAAAAATTAAGTTAAAGATATTAAAAAATAGAAATTTTCATTTTCAATAGTAAAATTTCAACTGTATTACTATTGTTTATCAGATAATATATTTAAACTTTTTTATTATTTCAAAATAAGGGAACATTCTCAAAAAATCAAACAATGGAAAAACTTTAATAATATTAGCTAAATTGCAAGTGTATTAAAGAAATGAAAATGATTTAAAATGAAATTTACAGTTGAAATGATAGTCTATTTTAAAATAAAG
Above is a window of Methanobrevibacter ruminantium DNA encoding:
- a CDS encoding Cdc6/Cdc18 family protein — its product is MSDNIFEGLDEYLPLDDNIFKDKKPLDHRYLPDNLPHRKEQITAIARYWVEVLKGSTPSNITIYGKTGTGKTAAAKFAREQLIEAARDKPVTLSVEYVRCTDFNTEYQVLTYLCQKLGREVPNRGWTKGEIVNAFRDVLKRNVFGRNRILIVILDEVDILLEKDGDGLLYTLTRTDNIAILSISNYLNFKQFIKPRVASSLMDKEIVFPPYDAEQLADILNERSELAFYENTLEDSVIPLCSAMAAKEEGDARYALDLLESAGDIAIDKGSEKVLGQYVREAKDVIEYNKVKDVIVTLPTQQQRVLAAILRLTQEGEEITSGKLFEAYKEISKGDAVTYRRIFDFVNELEMLGIISTNTVSKGRAKGRTNIINLQIDTDLLEENLYSVL